The following proteins are co-located in the Streptococcus downei MFe28 genome:
- the pbp2b gene encoding penicillin-binding protein PBP2B, with protein sequence MDLKNPFKRDKKVKEKSEKKGDNKALARTMRKKLRRRTGFLSSLTSRLYIIFALVLTLLTVLIGRLAYMQISHRSFYLGKLNKQTTYTVKQSSERGQIYDATGQPLVDNEKKTVVTYTRSNKATAADILKNANDLAKMVNLIETKVSDRQKRDYYLADKKHYEAIYEKLPDKEKFDNYGNRLTEAQIYKNAVKAVPKSKIDYSDETLKKVYIFNQMNSASNFSTVNLTTGDLTDDQIAYITANKSRLRGISIGTDWNQEVTTSSSSLSDIIGTLSSEKTGLPEETAKEYLAKGYSLNDRVGTSYLQKQYEDVLQGTRTTTKISVDNDGNVVKTKQTSKGTKGNNLKLTIDLGFQNGVEGILNQYYGSEVSSGNAANSEGVYAVALNADTGAVLAMAGLDHDKDSGQLTSDALGNVTSVFVPGSVVKGATLTAGWETGAISGNQVLTDQTISVNGSNAIKSWFTDQGSRSISATQALEYSSNTYMVQVALKMMGQDYYPGMTLSDSGVDDTMTNLRKTYAEYGMGTTTGIDLPNESAGYTTNDYKPGNVLTEAFGQFDSYTPMQLAQYAATVANGGNRIAPHLVQGIYNNNADGGLGDQTKAIDTNVLNKVNISDDQMSLIQQGFYAVVNSSDSYATGKGMQSSSISISGKTGTAETFATTANGNSVTTVNLNVVAYATANDGTKVAVAVMYPHASNSDTKAHQYIARDILNLYQSMYGGGH encoded by the coding sequence ATGGACCTGAAAAATCCGTTTAAAAGAGATAAAAAAGTTAAGGAAAAATCTGAAAAGAAGGGCGATAATAAGGCCTTGGCTAGGACGATGCGGAAGAAGTTGCGGAGGCGAACGGGCTTCCTGTCTAGCTTAACCAGCCGTCTCTACATTATCTTTGCCCTAGTCTTGACCCTGCTGACGGTGCTGATTGGGCGTCTGGCCTATATGCAAATTAGTCATCGGTCCTTTTATTTGGGCAAATTAAATAAGCAGACCACCTATACGGTTAAGCAGTCATCTGAGCGTGGCCAAATCTATGATGCCACTGGTCAGCCCCTGGTTGACAATGAGAAGAAAACCGTTGTCACCTATACTCGTAGCAATAAGGCGACAGCAGCGGATATTCTCAAAAATGCTAATGACTTGGCCAAAATGGTCAATCTGATAGAAACCAAGGTCTCGGATCGGCAAAAACGGGACTACTATTTGGCCGACAAGAAGCATTATGAGGCCATCTACGAAAAGCTACCCGATAAGGAAAAATTTGATAATTACGGCAATCGCTTGACCGAAGCCCAAATCTACAAAAATGCAGTTAAAGCGGTGCCTAAGAGTAAGATTGATTATTCTGATGAGACCCTCAAGAAGGTCTATATTTTCAATCAAATGAATAGTGCTTCAAATTTCAGTACGGTGAATTTAACGACGGGCGACCTGACGGATGACCAAATCGCCTATATTACGGCCAATAAGTCAAGACTGCGTGGTATCAGTATTGGTACAGACTGGAATCAGGAAGTCACAACCTCATCATCTTCTCTGTCCGATATTATCGGAACCCTCTCTAGTGAAAAGACGGGTCTGCCCGAAGAAACCGCCAAGGAATATCTGGCCAAGGGTTATTCTCTCAATGACCGGGTCGGCACCTCCTACCTGCAAAAGCAGTACGAGGATGTCCTCCAAGGCACTAGGACCACGACGAAAATTAGTGTTGATAATGACGGTAATGTGGTCAAGACCAAGCAGACCTCTAAGGGAACCAAAGGTAATAATCTAAAATTAACCATTGACCTCGGTTTTCAAAATGGTGTTGAAGGAATCCTCAATCAGTACTATGGTTCGGAAGTTTCCTCTGGGAATGCGGCCAATTCCGAAGGTGTCTATGCCGTCGCCCTCAATGCAGATACGGGTGCCGTTTTGGCTATGGCAGGGCTGGATCACGACAAGGATAGTGGCCAATTAACCTCTGATGCCTTGGGAAATGTGACTAGCGTCTTTGTACCAGGATCTGTTGTCAAGGGGGCAACCCTGACAGCTGGCTGGGAGACTGGTGCCATTTCCGGCAATCAGGTTCTGACCGACCAGACCATCAGTGTTAACGGGTCAAATGCTATTAAATCTTGGTTTACCGACCAAGGTAGTCGCTCCATTTCAGCGACCCAGGCCTTGGAATATTCTTCCAATACCTACATGGTTCAGGTTGCCCTCAAGATGATGGGACAAGACTATTATCCAGGGATGACCCTCAGCGATTCGGGCGTGGACGATACGATGACAAATCTGCGCAAAACCTACGCCGAATACGGAATGGGAACGACAACAGGTATTGACCTGCCAAATGAATCGGCTGGCTATACGACAAATGATTATAAGCCTGGTAATGTCCTGACCGAAGCCTTTGGTCAGTTCGATAGCTATACCCCTATGCAGTTGGCTCAATATGCTGCGACTGTTGCTAACGGTGGCAATCGAATTGCCCCTCACTTGGTCCAAGGTATTTACAATAATAATGCTGATGGTGGTCTAGGTGATCAAACCAAAGCTATTGATACCAATGTCCTCAATAAGGTTAACATTTCTGATGACCAGATGAGCCTGATTCAACAAGGTTTCTATGCCGTAGTCAATAGCTCTGATAGTTATGCAACAGGTAAGGGTATGCAAAGCTCCTCAATTTCCATTTCTGGTAAGACTGGTACAGCCGAAACCTTTGCGACAACGGCCAATGGCAATAGCGTTACAACGGTTAACCTTAATGTTGTTGCCTATGCGACCGCCAATGATGGCACTAAGGTAGCCGTTGCGGTGATGTATCCACACGCTAGCAATTCAGATACCAAGGCCCACCAATACATTGCCCGTGATATTCTAAACCTCTACCAATCCATGTATGGTGGTGGCCATTAA
- a CDS encoding ArsR/SmtB family transcription factor, with the protein MTIKSTNKDDEVRVKIFKALADPIRLQIIRILYQKQDELSCGEIGDLLNMSKSAASYHFKTLREAGLTITRKAGQNKFVRLNEGIFRTILPTFLETLKN; encoded by the coding sequence ATGACTATTAAATCAACGAACAAAGATGATGAAGTTAGAGTAAAAATCTTTAAAGCTCTTGCTGACCCCATTAGACTACAAATTATCCGAATACTATATCAAAAACAGGATGAACTATCTTGTGGTGAAATTGGTGATTTACTAAATATGAGTAAATCTGCGGCTTCCTATCACTTTAAAACTCTTCGTGAAGCAGGATTAACCATAACCCGAAAAGCGGGACAGAATAAATTTGTTCGACTTAATGAAGGGATCTTCAGAACCATACTTCCCACATTTTTAGAAACATTAAAAAACTAG
- a CDS encoding TetR/AcrR family transcriptional regulator: MKRDTEKLKQKLIATGVAEIEKKGIDQLSIRMVAQKCGVSHGAPYRHFGSKEGYLKVVLAEISLRLAKASLEGLSERLPARQQLSLMGANLINFAKTSPYFFEVLLVKYPFSYLEILEDQVELDCDLPGFQAFQKLVKDFRNEENLLVSENDCLFHLWSYIAGLAILAQSQNGQDLSQANIQKNIDTMLTIYIKGGKA, encoded by the coding sequence ATGAAAAGAGATACGGAAAAACTCAAACAGAAACTGATTGCGACTGGGGTGGCTGAGATTGAGAAAAAGGGGATTGACCAGCTCTCCATTCGGATGGTTGCTCAAAAGTGCGGGGTTAGTCATGGGGCTCCCTACCGCCACTTTGGTAGTAAGGAGGGCTATCTCAAGGTCGTCCTAGCAGAGATTTCTCTCAGACTTGCCAAGGCCAGTCTTGAGGGGTTGAGCGAGCGACTTCCCGCTCGCCAGCAACTATCCCTGATGGGAGCTAATCTGATTAACTTCGCCAAGACCTCCCCCTATTTCTTTGAGGTCCTGCTGGTTAAATATCCTTTTAGCTATCTGGAAATTTTGGAAGATCAGGTTGAGCTAGACTGTGATTTACCAGGTTTTCAAGCCTTTCAAAAACTGGTTAAAGATTTCAGGAATGAGGAAAATCTGCTGGTCTCCGAGAATGACTGCCTCTTTCATCTCTGGTCTTATATCGCCGGTCTGGCTATTTTAGCCCAGAGTCAAAATGGTCAAGACCTAAGCCAGGCCAATATTCAAAAAAATATCGATACCATGTTAACCATATACATCAAAGGAGGCAAAGCATGA
- a CDS encoding ArsR/SmtB family transcription factor, whose protein sequence is MPDKELLEEELLREAADFFKALGNDTRLQIIWCLSQGEKSSGQLAEAQEMTPSAISHQLTLLKQLKIVKVKKKGKTRLYQLADDHISRIMQAVLEHYQED, encoded by the coding sequence ATGCCTGATAAGGAATTACTAGAAGAAGAGCTTTTAAGAGAAGCAGCAGATTTTTTCAAGGCCCTGGGCAATGATACCCGTCTGCAAATTATTTGGTGCCTCAGTCAGGGTGAAAAGAGCTCTGGCCAATTGGCAGAGGCTCAAGAAATGACCCCCTCAGCTATTTCTCACCAATTGACCCTTCTTAAGCAATTAAAAATCGTCAAGGTCAAAAAGAAGGGCAAGACTAGGCTCTACCAGTTGGCTGACGACCATATCTCTCGCATCATGCAGGCCGTCCTTGAGCACTATCAGGAGGATTAG
- the cas1 gene encoding type II CRISPR-associated endonuclease Cas1 gives MGWRTVVVNTHSKLSHKNNHLIFKDAYQTELIHLSEIDILLLETTDIVLTTMLVKRLIDENILVIFCDDKRLLTAMLMPYYARHDSSLQLSKQVTWTEEVKADVWTNIIAQKILNQSLYLGECSFFEKSQSIMDLYNGLELFDPSNREGHSARIYFNTLFGNDFNREQDNNINAGLDYGYALLLSMFARELVVSGCMTQFGLKHANQFNQFNFASDLMEPFRPIVDRIIYENREASFVKMKRELFNMFSDTYSYNNKDMYLSNIVSDYTKKVVKALNSEGKGVPEFRI, from the coding sequence GTGGGCTGGCGGACAGTTGTAGTGAATACACATTCCAAGTTGTCTCATAAAAATAATCATTTAATTTTCAAAGACGCTTATCAAACCGAGCTTATTCATTTGTCTGAAATTGATATTTTGTTATTGGAAACGACTGATATTGTCCTGACCACAATGTTGGTTAAGCGTTTGATTGATGAGAATATCTTAGTTATCTTTTGTGATGATAAGCGATTGCTAACAGCCATGCTCATGCCCTATTATGCTCGGCACGACTCTAGTTTGCAACTCTCTAAGCAAGTGACTTGGACGGAGGAAGTTAAGGCAGATGTTTGGACAAATATTATTGCTCAGAAAATTCTAAACCAGAGTCTCTACCTAGGAGAGTGCTCCTTCTTTGAAAAGTCTCAGTCTATTATGGATTTGTATAATGGACTAGAACTATTTGATCCCAGTAATCGTGAAGGACATTCTGCACGGATTTATTTCAATACCCTCTTTGGTAACGATTTTAACAGAGAACAGGATAACAATATCAATGCGGGTTTGGATTACGGTTACGCCCTGTTATTAAGTATGTTTGCCCGGGAGCTAGTGGTATCTGGTTGTATGACACAATTTGGTTTAAAACACGCTAATCAATTTAACCAATTTAATTTTGCAAGTGACCTTATGGAGCCTTTTCGTCCGATTGTCGATAGAATTATTTATGAAAATAGAGAGGCTAGTTTTGTGAAAATGAAAAGGGAATTGTTTAACATGTTTTCTGATACCTATTCTTACAATAATAAAGATATGTATTTATCAAATATAGTCAGTGATTATACCAAGAAGGTTGTCAAGGCGCTTAATAGTGAAGGAAAGGGAGTTCCTGAATTTAGGATATGA
- a CDS encoding heavy metal translocating P-type ATPase encodes MRQKDKKSLISIMVTGLLLLLLYVLNEMLALPLIWQALLYALPYLLVGHGVLLKAGRKILKGQIFSEHFLMSLATLGAFALSFMTGQPEFAEAVFVMAFYQVGELFEHLAEGSSERSIAALLDLRPEQAHLAKDNQTLDLSPSELKQGDVIEIRPGEKVPVDGLLLEGVTQIDTAALTGENLPKKVEVGDQVLSGTINQTGLIRVKVTRELAESTLTKILDLMENSASHKSKSESFMTKFANFYTPLVVLAALLLSLIPPILSGNFVATFPDWLSRGLTFLVISCPCALVISIPLSFFGGLGAASRAGVLIKGSNYLENLAHLETLLFDKTGTLTQGVFEVTALHPKRVDEKRLLHLASHVERFSSHPIALSLRRAYKKEADDCTISDLVEVAGRGIKAKVNQEVVAVGNERFMTDLGISWEPCQKIGTIVHIAIDGLYVGHIVISDRIKPDTKTALEEFKQEGITQTVMVTGDKESVAKTVAQDLGLSSHHAGLLPADKVACLEGYLAQKSSKHTVGFVGDGVNDAPVLARADVGIAMGGLGSDAAIEAADVVIMNDQLTKLAQAIRIAKRTVMIARENAIFSIAIKILVLLLASLGLANMWLAIFADVGVTVLAVFNAMRTLRLS; translated from the coding sequence ATGCGTCAAAAAGATAAGAAATCTCTCATAAGCATTATGGTAACAGGCCTCTTACTCCTTTTGCTTTATGTCTTAAATGAGATGCTAGCCCTTCCCTTGATCTGGCAGGCCCTCCTTTATGCCCTTCCCTATCTTTTAGTGGGACATGGTGTTTTGCTGAAGGCTGGCCGAAAAATTCTCAAAGGACAGATCTTTAGTGAGCATTTCCTCATGTCCTTGGCAACTTTGGGAGCCTTTGCCCTTTCTTTCATGACAGGGCAGCCAGAATTTGCCGAAGCCGTCTTTGTGATGGCCTTTTACCAAGTGGGTGAGCTCTTTGAGCATTTGGCAGAAGGTAGTAGTGAGAGGTCTATCGCAGCTCTTCTGGATTTACGACCTGAACAAGCTCATCTGGCAAAGGACAATCAAACCCTTGACCTTTCCCCGAGTGAGCTTAAGCAAGGGGATGTTATCGAAATCCGCCCAGGTGAAAAGGTACCGGTGGATGGTCTCTTGCTTGAAGGCGTCACACAGATTGACACAGCAGCTTTGACAGGTGAAAATTTGCCTAAGAAGGTGGAGGTCGGCGACCAAGTCTTATCAGGGACCATCAATCAAACGGGCTTGATACGCGTCAAGGTTACTCGGGAGTTAGCTGAGTCAACCCTGACCAAGATTCTTGACCTGATGGAAAATTCAGCCAGTCATAAGTCCAAGAGTGAAAGCTTTATGACCAAATTTGCCAATTTCTATACCCCCTTAGTCGTCCTAGCAGCCTTGCTTTTATCGCTGATTCCACCCATTTTATCGGGAAACTTTGTAGCTACCTTTCCCGATTGGCTAAGCCGAGGCCTGACCTTTCTGGTCATTTCCTGTCCCTGTGCCCTAGTCATTTCTATCCCCCTGTCATTCTTTGGTGGCCTGGGGGCTGCCTCAAGGGCCGGTGTTTTGATTAAGGGCTCCAACTATTTAGAAAACCTGGCCCATTTGGAAACCCTGCTCTTTGACAAGACAGGAACCTTGACCCAGGGAGTATTTGAAGTGACCGCCCTTCATCCCAAGCGGGTTGATGAGAAGCGCCTCTTGCACCTAGCTAGTCATGTTGAGCGATTTTCCAGTCACCCCATTGCCCTCTCTCTACGTAGAGCCTATAAGAAGGAGGCTGACGACTGCACCATTTCAGACCTGGTCGAAGTGGCTGGTCGTGGTATTAAGGCAAAGGTCAATCAGGAGGTCGTGGCTGTTGGAAACGAAAGATTCATGACAGATTTGGGAATTAGCTGGGAGCCCTGCCAGAAAATTGGAACAATTGTCCACATCGCCATTGATGGCCTTTATGTGGGCCATATCGTGATTTCTGACCGCATCAAGCCCGATACCAAGACAGCCTTGGAAGAATTTAAGCAGGAAGGCATCACTCAAACCGTCATGGTCACTGGGGATAAAGAGTCGGTTGCCAAGACTGTGGCTCAAGACTTGGGACTCAGTTCTCATCATGCTGGTCTCTTGCCAGCTGACAAGGTGGCCTGTCTGGAAGGCTATCTCGCGCAAAAATCAAGCAAACATACAGTTGGATTTGTCGGCGATGGGGTCAATGATGCCCCAGTCCTCGCTCGCGCTGATGTCGGTATTGCCATGGGTGGTCTAGGCAGTGATGCTGCCATTGAAGCAGCCGATGTGGTCATTATGAATGACCAGCTGACCAAGCTGGCCCAGGCTATCAGAATTGCCAAGAGAACTGTAATGATTGCCCGTGAGAATGCCATCTTCTCCATCGCCATCAAAATTTTGGTCCTCCTTCTAGCAAGTTTGGGACTAGCCAATATGTGGCTGGCTATCTTTGCTGATGTCGGGGTTACTGTTCTTGCTGTCTTCAATGCCATGCGGACATTGAGACTAAGCTGA
- a CDS encoding phosphoglycerate mutase, whose product MVKLVFARHGESEWNKANLFTGWADVDLSEKGTQQAIDAGNLIKEAGIEFDLAFTSVLKRAIKTTNLALEAADQLWVPVEKSWRLNERHYGGLTGQNKAEAAEKWGDDQVHIWRRSYDVLPPAMAKDDQYSAHTDRRYASLDDSVIPDAENLKVTLERALPFWEDKIAPALKDGKNVFIGAHGNSIRALVKHIKHLGDDEIMGVEIPNFPPLVFEFDEKLNVTKEYYLGK is encoded by the coding sequence ATGGTAAAATTAGTTTTCGCTCGCCACGGTGAGTCAGAATGGAACAAAGCTAACCTTTTCACAGGTTGGGCAGATGTTGACCTTTCAGAAAAAGGAACACAACAAGCAATTGATGCTGGTAACTTGATTAAAGAAGCTGGTATCGAATTTGACCTTGCCTTCACCTCTGTTTTGAAACGTGCTATCAAGACAACTAACCTTGCCCTTGAAGCTGCGGATCAACTCTGGGTACCAGTTGAAAAATCTTGGCGTTTGAACGAACGTCACTACGGTGGTTTGACTGGCCAAAACAAGGCAGAAGCTGCTGAAAAATGGGGTGATGATCAGGTTCACATCTGGCGTCGTTCTTACGATGTCTTGCCACCAGCTATGGCTAAGGATGACCAATATTCAGCTCACACTGACCGTCGTTACGCTTCTCTGGATGACTCTGTTATTCCAGATGCTGAAAACTTGAAGGTTACCTTGGAACGTGCCCTTCCATTCTGGGAAGATAAAATCGCTCCGGCCCTTAAAGATGGTAAAAATGTCTTTATCGGTGCTCACGGTAACTCAATCCGTGCCTTGGTAAAACATATCAAACACCTAGGTGATGATGAAATCATGGGTGTTGAAATCCCTAACTTCCCACCATTGGTATTCGAATTTGACGAAAAACTCAACGTTACCAAAGAATACTACTTGGGTAAATAA
- the csn2 gene encoding type II-A CRISPR-associated protein Csn2: protein MKINFPILDEPISLEHSTILSVESIEVFASLVREFYYYSDESRLKLFDGKLKSLKPSEFMIVTDILGYNLNSTAVLKLVYNDLEKQLNDNLEAKAEIENLLNRVTDLIGQECLESDLDLEYGSFELNSLFKLLGIKIEVACDTLFEKMFEILQVYQYLVKKKLLVFVNSLSYFKKSEIERLIEYIQLSNLRVLFIEPRKIEGFQQYVLDEDFCLLLDSGVKAE from the coding sequence ATGAAGATTAACTTTCCAATACTTGATGAACCTATTTCTCTTGAACATTCCACCATTTTGTCAGTAGAAAGCATTGAGGTTTTTGCTTCCTTAGTCAGAGAATTTTATTACTACTCTGATGAGAGTAGGCTAAAGCTGTTTGATGGAAAGCTAAAGTCCCTAAAGCCTTCTGAATTTATGATAGTTACTGATATTCTTGGCTATAATCTTAATTCAACTGCTGTTTTGAAATTAGTTTATAATGATCTAGAAAAACAGTTAAATGATAACTTGGAAGCTAAGGCTGAGATTGAAAATTTATTAAATAGAGTAACTGACTTAATTGGTCAAGAATGTCTAGAAAGCGACTTAGACCTAGAATATGGAAGCTTTGAACTTAATAGCCTTTTCAAACTTCTTGGTATAAAAATTGAGGTAGCTTGTGACACTCTATTCGAAAAAATGTTTGAAATACTGCAAGTTTATCAATATCTGGTAAAAAAGAAATTACTAGTATTTGTTAATAGTCTGTCTTATTTTAAAAAGAGTGAGATTGAGAGACTGATTGAATATATTCAGCTTTCCAATCTTAGAGTACTTTTTATAGAACCAAGAAAGATTGAAGGTTTTCAACAATATGTTTTAGATGAAGATTTTTGCTTGTTGCTTGATAGTGGTGTTAAAGCTGAATAA
- the recR gene encoding recombination mediator RecR — MLYPTPIAKLIDSFSKLPGIGTKTATRLAFYTIGMSDGDVNDFAKNLLAAKRELTYCSVCGNLTDEDPCAICRDKTRDKSVLLVVEESKDVTAMEKIQDYHGLYHVLHGLISPMNGVGPDDINLKSLINRLMDSQINEVIVATNATADGEATAMYISRVLKPAGIKVTRLARGLAVGSDIEYTDEVTLLRAIENRTEL, encoded by the coding sequence GTGCTTTATCCAACCCCGATTGCAAAATTGATAGATAGTTTTTCCAAATTGCCCGGTATCGGAACCAAGACAGCGACTAGACTGGCTTTTTATACCATCGGCATGTCTGATGGAGATGTTAATGACTTTGCCAAAAACCTCTTGGCAGCTAAGCGGGAGCTGACTTACTGTTCGGTCTGCGGCAATCTGACCGATGAGGATCCCTGTGCTATCTGTAGAGATAAAACCAGGGACAAATCGGTTCTTCTGGTTGTTGAGGAGAGCAAGGACGTGACGGCCATGGAGAAAATTCAGGACTATCATGGTCTCTATCATGTCCTCCACGGTCTCATTTCACCCATGAATGGAGTCGGACCTGACGACATCAACCTCAAGTCCCTTATCAACCGGCTCATGGATAGTCAAATCAATGAAGTTATTGTAGCCACCAACGCCACAGCTGATGGAGAAGCGACTGCCATGTACATCTCACGGGTGCTTAAACCCGCTGGCATCAAGGTTACTCGCCTAGCACGCGGTCTAGCAGTCGGCAGCGACATTGAATACACCGATGAAGTCACCCTTCTTCGGGCTATTGAAAATCGAACGGAATTATAA
- a CDS encoding MFS transporter: MAMKKYSILFFLTMFIIGTDTFLVSPLLPTLSKLYNVDISTSGWMVSAYAIGYALFALVSGPISDGRDRKRVMIYGLLAFAVSTFLCGFATSFPLMLAFRFLAGISASFVTPQVWASIPVVVEKQYIVQVMGYATAGLSVSQMAGVPIGGYLASVSWQTPFFTISIASLVLLALILFYLPKLEVSQANRISFLDAYRNVLTNRKSVSYLVAYFVFQTGSFTAITFISTWYTHSFNMTLANISTAIIAIGAGNLIGSLFGSQIVKRYGMQKTFRTELITLVILYLLLPFAQNFWMAEILLTIIYLTNGFIFPLFMTTLQGTVENARSTISSLSNAAMYLGETIAGVVGGILFTIFSGFSGIFIFATITIALALLLYTQAGAFKREPEQ; this comes from the coding sequence ATGGCTATGAAAAAATATTCAATTTTATTTTTCCTGACTATGTTTATCATTGGTACGGATACCTTCCTTGTATCTCCCTTGTTGCCGACACTAAGCAAACTTTATAACGTTGATATTTCAACTTCTGGTTGGATGGTTAGTGCTTATGCTATTGGATACGCCTTATTTGCCTTAGTTTCAGGACCAATTTCTGATGGTCGGGATAGAAAAAGAGTCATGATTTATGGCTTGCTGGCGTTTGCTGTATCGACCTTTTTATGTGGTTTTGCGACTTCTTTTCCTTTAATGTTGGCCTTTCGATTTTTAGCCGGTATTAGTGCATCCTTTGTGACACCTCAGGTTTGGGCTTCAATTCCTGTCGTTGTAGAAAAACAATATATTGTTCAGGTCATGGGCTATGCAACAGCAGGTTTATCAGTTTCTCAAATGGCAGGTGTCCCTATTGGTGGCTATTTGGCTAGTGTCTCTTGGCAAACACCTTTCTTTACCATTTCAATTGCTTCCTTAGTGTTGCTTGCCTTGATTCTTTTTTACTTACCGAAACTTGAGGTCAGTCAGGCTAATCGAATCTCCTTTTTGGATGCTTATAGGAATGTTTTGACTAACCGCAAATCGGTAAGTTATCTTGTCGCCTATTTTGTCTTCCAAACAGGCTCGTTTACGGCTATCACATTTATTTCAACTTGGTACACTCATAGCTTTAATATGACTTTGGCCAATATAAGTACAGCTATCATTGCAATAGGTGCTGGTAACTTAATTGGCTCTCTATTTGGCAGTCAAATTGTTAAACGGTATGGCATGCAAAAGACCTTTAGAACAGAGTTAATAACCTTGGTCATTCTCTATTTACTTTTACCCTTTGCTCAAAACTTTTGGATGGCAGAAATTTTATTGACGATAATTTATTTGACTAACGGTTTTATTTTTCCTTTGTTTATGACAACTTTACAAGGAACTGTCGAAAATGCTCGAAGTACAATTTCATCATTGTCAAATGCAGCTATGTACCTAGGTGAAACGATTGCTGGTGTTGTAGGTGGCATTCTCTTTACCATCTTTAGCGGTTTCTCTGGGATTTTCATTTTTGCGACGATTACCATTGCTCTAGCTTTGCTTTTATATACTCAAGCGGGGGCGTTTAAGAGGGAACCTGAACAATAA
- the cas2 gene encoding CRISPR-associated endonuclease Cas2: MSYRYMRMILMFDMPTETAEERKAYRKFRKFLLSEGFIMHQFSIYSRLLLNNSANKAMRERLQANNPKKGTITLLTVTEKQFARMIYLHGERDNSIANSDKRVVFLGEDYCDED, translated from the coding sequence ATGAGTTATCGTTATATGCGGATGATTTTAATGTTTGATATGCCGACTGAAACAGCAGAAGAGAGGAAGGCCTATCGAAAGTTCAGAAAGTTTTTGCTAAGCGAGGGCTTTATTATGCACCAATTTTCTATCTACAGTAGACTATTACTCAATAATTCTGCTAACAAGGCTATGAGAGAAAGATTACAAGCAAATAACCCGAAGAAAGGAACTATCACCTTATTGACAGTTACCGAAAAACAGTTCGCACGTATGATTTATTTACATGGTGAAAGAGATAACTCTATTGCAAATTCTGATAAGCGAGTTGTTTTTCTGGGAGAGGATTATTGTGATGAAGATTAA
- a CDS encoding NAD(P)H-dependent oxidoreductase: MNILIITAHPKEASLNGEILKRVQANLPKSHSIKVLDLYQENFDPVLHYERRRDMKDDPSAEKYRQLITWADQLIFIFPIWWGGMPAILKGFIDRVFAAGFAYSYKGIMPVGHLKGKKAWIITTHDTPVIFAKLFQQDYGHILKKQVLAMCGIKPTKLTAIPYVRGTSDDILSKQLDKIGLLAQKI, encoded by the coding sequence ATGAATATCTTAATCATTACCGCCCACCCTAAAGAAGCCAGCCTAAACGGAGAAATTCTTAAACGGGTCCAAGCCAACCTGCCAAAATCTCACAGCATCAAAGTCCTTGACCTCTACCAAGAAAATTTTGACCCCGTCCTTCACTACGAACGCAGACGAGATATGAAGGATGACCCCAGCGCAGAAAAGTATCGACAACTGATCACTTGGGCTGACCAACTCATCTTTATCTTTCCAATCTGGTGGGGTGGTATGCCAGCAATTCTCAAGGGCTTTATTGACCGTGTCTTTGCGGCAGGCTTCGCTTATTCCTACAAGGGGATTATGCCAGTGGGCCACCTCAAGGGCAAAAAAGCTTGGATTATCACAACCCATGATACACCAGTTATCTTTGCTAAACTTTTCCAGCAAGACTATGGTCATATCCTCAAAAAACAGGTTCTGGCTATGTGTGGCATCAAACCGACAAAATTGACAGCTATCCCTTACGTGCGGGGAACTTCCGACGATATACTTAGTAAGCAATTAGACAAGATTGGTCTACTGGCACAAAAAATTTAA